In Dehalococcoidia bacterium, the genomic stretch GTGGCTGTCGGCCTCGTGGTCGCCATCATTCTCTGGCGTAGCGGGCCCCTGGGCCGGCTCGAGCTCATCTACACACCCTGGGCGATGGTCATTGCTCAGATGGTCCTGACTCTGCCGATAGTAACGGGCTTCACTGCGGCGGCGCTCCAGGCGCAGAAGCCGGGGCTCCGGCTGCAGCTCTACGGCATCGGGGCCTCACGACTACAGGCGCTCTGGATCCTGCTGAAGGAGGCCCGCCTGCCCATCGTGGCCGCGGTCATGGCGGCGTTCGGGGCGGCGATCTCGGAGGTAGGCGCTTCGATGATGGTCGGCGGCAACATCGCCGGCGAGACGCGGGTGCTGACGACCGCCGTCGTCCTGGAGACCAGCCGCGGCGAGTTCGGCCCGGCGATCGCCCTCTCGGTAATCCTCGTCGGGCTGGTATTCCTGGTGAATCTCGTCCTCACCAGCGTGCAGCTGCGGGAGGGCTGATGCAGCCGAAGCTCGAGCTGCGGGACATCGCCGTCGTCCGTGCCGGGAGCGTGGTTCTCGATCTCGACCTGCTGGCCGTGGAGCGCGGGGAGGTGCTCGCCGTCGTCGGGCCGAACGGCGCCGGCAAGACCACCTTGCTGCAGGTGGCCGCGCTCCTCCTCGCCCCGACGCGCGGCCAAGTACTCATCGACGGGGTAGCCGCGCGCCCGGGTGACCTCGCCCTGCGCCGCCGCGTCGCGGTCGCCATGCAGGACGCGATGCTCGTGGCCGGCACCGTGGCCGATAACGTGGCCCTGGGCCTGAAGCTGCGCGGCCTCCCGAAGGCAGCGCGCGAGGCTCGGGCGCGCGCGTGGTTGCGCCGCTTTGCCATCGAGGAACTTGCGGGCCGGCGCGCATCCAGGATCTCGGGGGGAGAGGCGCAGCGCGCGAGCCTCGCCCGCGCGTTCGCCATCGAGCCCGAGGTGCTGTTTCTCGACGAGCCTTTCGGCGGCCTGGACGAGCCGACGCGACTGCGGCTGGTCGACGATCTGGCGGCCGTGGTGCGGGAAACGGGGGTGACGACGGTCTTCGTTACCCACGACCGGGATGAGGCGCTCCACTTGGCCGACCGCGTGGCGGTCATCCTCGGCGGGCGGCTGCGTCAGCACGGGACGCCTCAGGAGGTCTTCGGGGCCCCGGTCGACGAGGAGGTTGCGGCGTTCATTGGCGTCGAGAACATCCTCACGGGACGGCTGCGGTCTGTCGAGGCCGGCCTTGCCATCGTCGACGTCGCCGGGCGGACGCTGGCCGGTGTTGCCCCTCCTGACCTGACCGAGTCCGTGCGGG encodes the following:
- a CDS encoding ABC transporter ATP-binding protein gives rise to the protein MQPKLELRDIAVVRAGSVVLDLDLLAVERGEVLAVVGPNGAGKTTLLQVAALLLAPTRGQVLIDGVAARPGDLALRRRVAVAMQDAMLVAGTVADNVALGLKLRGLPKAAREARARAWLRRFAIEELAGRRASRISGGEAQRASLARAFAIEPEVLFLDEPFGGLDEPTRLRLVDDLAAVVRETGVTTVFVTHDRDEALHLADRVAVILGGRLRQHGTPQEVFGAPVDEEVAAFIGVENILTGRLRSVEAGLAIVDVAGRTLAGVAPPDLTESVRVCLRPEAVTLQRGEGIAGGSARNALAGTVSQVRPRGAEARVVVDCGFPLVVLVTRLSAEDMGLAPGVPVVATFKATAVHLLPD
- a CDS encoding ABC transporter permease, coding for MDLIWEGLREAARLLARGDDAVYSTAARSLYVSGLATLLSLAGGVWLGTFLAYQRFPGRALALTLVNTGMGLPPVAVGLVVAIILWRSGPLGRLELIYTPWAMVIAQMVLTLPIVTGFTAAALQAQKPGLRLQLYGIGASRLQALWILLKEARLPIVAAVMAAFGAAISEVGASMMVGGNIAGETRVLTTAVVLETSRGEFGPAIALSVILVGLVFLVNLVLTSVQLREG